One Anolis carolinensis isolate JA03-04 unplaced genomic scaffold, rAnoCar3.1.pri scaffold_13, whole genome shotgun sequence genomic window, CCATCCACCTTAATCAtgttctcctcctttttcctacTGTCCTCTCATGTTGTGTGAGATAGATCAATAATACCATGCTATAGCACCTCACTACATTATCTGTAAGTAATGCCTTTTTGTGCAACTCATGAggagtggattattattattattattattattatatctggtctcctccccaaagggactcaagggaCCTAAGAAATAAAACACCTGTGTTGCTATCTAGCTTTGACATTCCCTGCAAGAGAACACTCTGTGCCTGACAGTTTAAATGTGtttgattattttaattgatgtatTTGTTATGGTTATGTTGTATGTTTATGTTGGCAATTAAATGCTTtatctatgttggaaactgccctgagtcccttcgaggagatagagcagtatacaaacaaaatgtatttatttattttcacctTCTCTTTGCCTCCTCTTGCTGTCTGTAGGCCAGCATCCTCAAGGCCCACATGATCACACACAGCACCAGGAAGGACTATGAGTGCAAGTTGTGCGGGACCTCCTTTCGGACCAAAGGCTCGCTGATCCGGCACCATCGCCGCCATACAGGTGAGGGACCTGCCttgctttggggaaaaaaagtGACTCATTCATACGCAGCATTCAGTCAGTGAGTTAAAAGGAATTTTCCCGGCTGCTTGGCTTCCTCCTTGAGCCTACCAGCTCTGCCTTTCCCCCTTCAGATGAGCGCCCTTACAAGTGCAAGAAGTGCGGGAAGAGCTTCCGGGAGTCAGGGGCTTTGACGCGGCACCAGAAGTCCTTGACTCCCTGCACCGAGAAAATACGCTTCAGCCTCAACAAGGAAATCCTTATCAGTAAAGAAGACTTGGCCGCAGGTGAGCAAAAAGGCACCTCCTCTCTCCTTTCGGGGTGGAGTTAGAACTGGTCACCTCCTTTCAGCAAAAAAATAAAGCCACTgtaagaagcagaaggagaggGCCACTAAAATAATCAAAAGCCTGGAAGCCACGAATAATCCTGAggaagagcagcttaaagagcttggtccCTTTATcccgcagaagagaaggttaagatgaGACATAAGAGCTATGTTTACATATTTCttaaggaaaaaggaggaggcttgttttctgctgtcctggagattaGGCTTCAAtgaagccatgggttcaaatgacaggaaaggggattcagTTGGGGCAGACTGCAGGATTATTTGTCGTGTTGGGAGCAGTGTGGCAGCGCATGTGTCCCATGGGCTGCAGGGCCAGAGGTTACATGACGTGTCCCCCTTTTCTTTGAAGAGCCCATCAGCCCCACTGCCGAAGCTGTCCCCTTGCTCCCCACTCCCCCTGCAGAGCCTTCGCCTGTCATCCACCTGGTGACGGACGCCAAGGGCAACGTCCTCCATGAAGTCCATGTCCGGATGCAGGAACTCCCCAAAGCCTTGGGCCAAGAGGTTAGTAGGAACGTTGTTGCGTGTAAATGCTGTAGGTGAACTCCGAGAGACTTCTGCCTGGGGCAAACATTTCTGTAGGCTCTGCTAGAGACAAAACGCCTGGCTTCTTGGAAAGGGTAAATATCAACAAGGCTTGCAAAGGAGAATGATTTAAAAGGGGTTCTCTTTCCTCCAtcgtggtcaactgtgaaatacgcacatatggtaaCCCTCAGCCTATGCTGACAATTCACGGAATCTTCTAGAGCTCTCCCagcggaagccccgcccactctacCCCATGACCTATATATAGCCAGTCTGAGGGGCTGCCGCCCAGTTCCCTGCCGCGATAGTAGCAAGGTAAGAGGCATGACAtagtggggaggatgggcggggatgtgcgaatttcacaggtgaccactcggagaaacaaggttacaggtaagcaaccttttctttcctccatcgtggtcaactgtgaaatatGCACATATGGTAGATTAGCGAGCTACTAACCTTGGCTGGTGGGAGTCACACCACCGTAGAAAAAAATACTGCTCTTCCAAATGAAGCATCCTTTCGAGACACTGCATCAACCTTGTAATGTCTGATGAATGCTGATGGATTGGACCAAGCAGCTGCACGGCAAACGGCATCTATGGGCACACCTTTCATAAAGGCCACTGAGGTGGACATTGATCTCGTTGAGTGGCCTCTAACATGTTCTGGCAACTCTCGGCCAGCTAGCTTGTACGCGTATCGAATTGTAGCTACAATCCATGCCGACAGCCGTTGTGTGGATACTGGTGCACCCTTAGTATCTTCATGATATTTCAGAAATAATCTTGGAGATTTACGAAATTCAGCTGTTCTGTCAATGTAAAAAGCCAGCGCTCTTTGAACATCTAGCGACAAAACATGGAGGGCTTGAGAAGAGGGCTATCTTGCTTTGTTAACGCAGGCCTGTTGCTCTTGCAGCCTTCGAACGCCGAGGAGCTGCCCCTCGACGCCGAAGAGAACGAGAACTTGCTGAGGGAAGCCATGAGAAATTCTGGGATTGTGATTGAACGGGTTTCTGTGGAGGAGAGGGCCGACTCGGTTGCCACTGATGCCACATCTGCTGCAGAGGAACCAAAGGGCGAGGAGGCCTCAGTAAAGCTCTGCGGGGAGCAGTTTGTGGAGATTGAGGAGGCTGAAACGGTGAGCACCATCCAAGGCAACTCCAGCTTATAATATTCAGACCCGGTCTGCTTTCTCTACTGCTCTTGAAATCCACTTTGCTGTTGCGTTTCTGTCCtaacattttctctctttttgtagCAAGAAGCAGATGTGACGGAGGAAGGCAAGGGCCATGCGTGCCCCTACTGCAGTGAAACCTTCAGGGAACGTAGCTCACTGGATCTCCATATCAGCGGGCATCTAGGTGAGGCCTCAGCCTGCTTCATTGTCCTAAAAACAAGTTTTCTTTCTCAAATTGTAACCACATTGCTAACTGAGAGGCTTCATTAAGTTATGCAAACAGTTAGGGGCCATTAAAGGGCATCATGGCATTGCGGTTTCCTTGTGCTTCAGGAGGTGCTAAGTTTCCTGGGCTTCCATCCCCTTCACCTTCTCTCCCTCCAGATTACAAGCCTTTCACCTGTGAGGAGTGCGGCAAAGAGTTCACCAAGGGCTACCTGCTGAAGAAGCACCAGGAGGTGCATGTGAACCAGCGGCGTTTCCGCTGTGGGGAGTGTGGCAAGCTCTACAAGACCATCGCCCACGTCAAGGGCCACCGGCGGGTGCATTCGGACGAGCGGCCCTACCCCTGCGCCAAGTGCGGCAAGCGGTTCAAGACTAAGGTAGGCCCTCAATTTCCTGTCACACAAGCATAGGTCTTCAGCTACCTGGATACCGTTGACTCTTTGCAGAACAACCCTGCATATCAGACCAGAATGGTATGagcaaatatttggaaaaaattctttgccttttttttctgTACTGTAAATGTGTAATGTTATACTCTACttatataatctaataataataatagcaacaataacttagggcaatgatgggcaaccttttgcgcttggtgtgtcaaaattcaccaaaaatcctagcatgacttgggtggtgtgtcacttcgagaaaaaaaccataattttgcaatatgtatagtttaaataataaaaatatataattgtaatatataactgtattgaataaatcaaaaactatttactaccattatttccttgtacaacaatctatggtacctcttgcagtttccatgctgatttctctctattctagtttcaatgtagtcatgaataataatataatagtaataatatgataatataccacaataattatagaattatataataattataaattgtatatatatacattattatgcacattacatttatctatatatataaaagggtaatgaaatttcggcctaggacaaaacaacaaaactacacatcccagaaacactaaacttggcagcacaacccctcatccatgcctctacgttcatacaacaaaaagaaaagaaaaataaagtcctaattagagggagaggaataattgtttttatccaattgctgccagttagaaggctaagctctgcccacttggtctcctagcaacccactcagcccaggggataggcagagttaggcctcatttagacctcttccacactgcctataaaatacagattatctgattatctgactttgccacagcaatgcgtggccgggcacaactagtatatatatatatatatttattattagatgtgtgtgtgtgtgtgtgtgtgtgtgtgtatatatatatataatatttatatatatatattaatatatataattaataataaatatatataaataaatgtaatgtgcataattccaatggactaaacaacaaaaccactggaccaaatcacatcaaatttggccacaaaagacatagtcatccaatcaatctgcatgcggcagcgtgtcagcaaaaatggctaggtgtgtcagtgctgacacgcatgtcataggttggtcaTCACTGACTTAGGGTCTTCCGTTCAGGGATCAGGAAGTTCACCTTTGCACCCAAACCCAAGactgagatataataataataacaattattattagtattatttaaggGGGCAAATACAtggctataaaataaaataattcaaatgTAGCGGGTATGTCACTCCAGGAAGATGGTTTAAAGGCTGCTCTTGGGAAGCCTTTGCAGAATTTGACATGCTAAGAAGTGCCAAAGAACAGCGTTTGAGAGAAGTGAGTGTGGAAGGGCTTTTAGCAAGTGTGCAGCTTTGCTTTAAGGAGCCCCTTCTTCCTTGGTCTCTTGGCAGAATGCCCAGCAGGTCCACTTCCGGACCCACCTGGAGGAGAAGCCCTACGTCTGCCAGTTTTGCAACCAGGGCTTCCGGGAGAAGGGCTCCCTAGTGCGCCACATCCGCCACCACACCGGAGAGAAGCCCTTCAAGTGCTACCGCTGTGGCCGTGGCTTTGCGGAGCACGGCACCCTCAACCGGCACCTCCGGACCATAGGTGAGACAATGTTATCCTAATGTAAGATCCTTGGCCGTTGTGTTTAACATCCCCCTTTGATTTCTGCCGCACATTTGGCATGCCTTGACACAGAATTCTTTTAAACCAGCCATTCCTTTTCAaccgtgaaataccttccccattctggcacattctgtactggattttatgaattagtctcctgttttaatattgtatgcttcatgttgattttatcgattgttttactgataattgaggttttattggtataattgttttcttgttgtttcattgatatttgattgttttatcgggctaagccccatgtaagcctccccgagtcccttcggggagatggggcggggtataaaaataaagttgttgttgttattattattattattattattattattattattattattattattattcctttctgCCGTTCAAGAAGAACCTCTGAGTTGTGTCTCTCTCTGCCTTTACCCAGGGGGTTGCCTGCTTGCCTTGAAGGAAGCCGAGGAGGCCGTGGTCTCGGAGGAGGGCCAGTCCACAGAGCGCTTGGCCGCCACCGTCATTTCGGAAGACCCTCCCACCGTCTTGGTAGAGTTCTCTTCGGTGGTGGCTGACACCCAAGAGTACATCATCGAGGTAGTGTAACAGAGCAGGGCAGGAGACAGGTGGAATGCTAGTGTTCCATACATTGCAAATATATTTGTGTGAAGGGTGTTTCTACTTCTTGGGTTGAGTGACGCACCAGAAACCACTCCTGTTGCCTTCATTTCAATGGAGAGAGTGGCAGGAATTAAGTAGTCGCACAGGGTTGTTCTTCTACAGCTTCTGTTGGCCAAGGTGTTTGCTTCCCATCTAACATGTTTCCCTTGGGGGAATGGGTGTTCTTTCTCTCTTATAGACTGCCACCGAGGACATGGAGACCAGCGAAGCAACTGAAATCATAGAAGGAACAAGGCACGAGGTAGGTTGCCGCACTGCAAATGTTCCTGACACTCCAGTAGCTGCCACTGTTTTTTTCCTTTGAGATGGGAGTATTTCTTGACCTTCTGACTGAATAAAAGCTGTTGGGATTTTGCAGAGCAGGCTGAGACCCATAGGAACTTGTGCTTAAGATgtgctccaaaaaaaaaaaaaaaccttgcactGGATCCCACTCTTCCTTCCAGGTGGAATAATAGAGTCTTTTACCATTGGACCtttgggagaggaggaggacgttGCCAGTGGAAATTTGGAAGGATATTTagttttaaatatacagtacagtctcacttatccaacataaacgggccggcggaatgttggataagcaaatatgttggataataaggagggattaaggaaaagcctattaaacatcaaattaggttatgattttacaaattaagcaccaaaacatcatgttatacaacaaatttgacagaaaaagtagttcaattcgcagtaatgttatgttgtaattactgtatttatgaatttagcaccaaaatatcacgatatattgaaaacattgactacaaaaatgtgttggataatccagaacgttggataagcgagtgttggataagtgagactctactgtaattttaattgcatgagtatttttattgtatcttaACGGTATTTTAGCTTACATCCACGATACATGTATTTAATTGTTAGAAATTTTTATTTGCTCTGTTTTCAAAAATTGAGTTATTTCATGTTATTGTAAAGCTCCTTGAGtcaccatggggagaaaggcagggtagaaataagattaataataatggtaatagtaataattatagtgttggaagagaacacaagggccGTCCTTGATGCCAGTTTCAGCTTTGGCAAACCTTTGATGTAAAAACAATAAGAATTATAAGAGACTAGGTTGGATAACTCGCGTtatctgggttatttgaaaaagtcattttttattttataaaatgcgtaaggttgtgggtgaactacaactcaagtCATGgcaggttaaccccctgaaaccCCATCCgtggttaaagtttgtcatgttgggcattGGTAGGGTCTCATCAACAGAgaaagtaaggaacactgggatatctgtggtggaggaaaaacagaaaatctaggataaaattgtccctgtatgaaagccttcacttgggtggtgggcagagtggtgtttgtggaggacattggcagggctcttggacatgttcatggtgctcactataacctgtaatgtcattggagggagggccattggtatctcctgagtagtgggaactAGGGCTGTTTGTGAAGGCAGGTGCGTGTCtgccacatatacacatgcatattttcactttttattatgtgtatagatgttttaaaaaattattgggtTATGTTATTGTAAAGTGCCTCAAGTCTTCATGGGGAGAAAGGACAGGTAGAAATaagattattaataatagtagtagtaatcataataataatggaaaagacCACAGGGGGCCATCCCGGATGCCAATTCCGGCTTTGGCAAACCCTTGATGTGGTaataaggcccgggctgtggcgcaggcaggagagcaagccagcagcaaccagctgcaatgaatcactctaacc contains:
- the e4f1 gene encoding transcription factor E4F1, which produces MEAATAASAGPAALTAPEEEDGPSRQASSAAAFLSLRASFGEEDEDDRHKCGRCGSEFTSLEEFVQHKLQKLCQKQQNAADTAVTTSVISSVEEPITVAHIVVETSPITEEISNASAIVESGVIKEVIVTDGQVFESPNGHIDGNGLGEEQRSPEGEEEEEEDRPGSVELIKVKLLVNKEGRYVCELCHKTFKTASILKAHMITHSTRKDYECKLCGTSFRTKGSLIRHHRRHTDERPYKCKKCGKSFRESGALTRHQKSLTPCTEKIRFSLNKEILISKEDLAAEPISPTAEAVPLLPTPPAEPSPVIHLVTDAKGNVLHEVHVRMQELPKALGQEPSNAEELPLDAEENENLLREAMRNSGIVIERVSVEERADSVATDATSAAEEPKGEEASVKLCGEQFVEIEEAETQEADVTEEGKGHACPYCSETFRERSSLDLHISGHLDYKPFTCEECGKEFTKGYLLKKHQEVHVNQRRFRCGECGKLYKTIAHVKGHRRVHSDERPYPCAKCGKRFKTKNAQQVHFRTHLEEKPYVCQFCNQGFREKGSLVRHIRHHTGEKPFKCYRCGRGFAEHGTLNRHLRTIGGCLLALKEAEEAVVSEEGQSTERLAATVISEDPPTVLVEFSSVVADTQEYIIETATEDMETSEATEIIEGTRHEVDSHIMKVVQQIVNQASAGHQIIVQNVTVAESPTVGTSEAEPLAVASPESLTEQVALTLASAIRKGEAEEGTAVTMVASEDIEIMEPAGEYVIAAQEELEVQTVIV